A window from Leifsonia shinshuensis encodes these proteins:
- a CDS encoding flagellar hook capping FlgD N-terminal domain-containing protein, giving the protein MAVDPITGTDTASTGGIYSTPPTRTPKQSLDSEAFMQLLVTQLRNQDPSSPMDTNQMISQTTQLAMMEKLTNMDTTAQEGFALQMRQAAATLIGHTVSYLDKNGDTQTGVASSVSYAGAVPIVTVGDQKIALDSILGVVTPAAAGSGTSSGSGSSSGSGSSGSGSTAPTA; this is encoded by the coding sequence GTGGCCGTCGACCCCATCACCGGAACCGATACCGCCTCCACGGGCGGCATCTACTCCACACCCCCCACGCGCACGCCGAAGCAGTCGCTCGACAGCGAGGCGTTCATGCAGCTGCTCGTGACCCAGCTCCGCAACCAGGACCCGAGCTCGCCGATGGACACCAACCAGATGATCTCGCAGACCACGCAGCTGGCCATGATGGAGAAGCTCACCAACATGGACACGACCGCCCAGGAGGGGTTCGCCCTGCAGATGCGGCAGGCGGCGGCGACCCTCATCGGGCACACCGTGAGCTACCTCGACAAGAACGGCGACACGCAGACCGGTGTCGCCTCCTCCGTCTCCTACGCGGGCGCCGTGCCGATCGTCACGGTCGGCGATCAGAAGATCGCGCTCGACTCCATCCTCGGGGTGGTGACGCCGGCCGCCGCGGGCTCCGGCACGTCCTCGGGCTCCGGCTCGTCGTCCGGCTCCGGCTCGTCCGGTTCGGGCTCCACCGCACCGACCGCCTGA
- a CDS encoding flagellar hook-length control protein FliK: MSPGGVTAAPPTVPARPASGASAKGSGEAFDAFLQGAVDAGPRDAQGARPDAARSEPRRDEHSRPVGRGAHPGKVSGEHSGHGRPRAASGDSDVGTPAAMDATSAEGTTTGAPGADPAAAAAAIVTDAALPVTVDATAAAVSASACAASAVAVGVGEAVTAVADGGAVPLAAATAEITPGAAVASAIAAPAEAAAASETANGANIAKPSAGATAAAPTAAAGSAVPESRAAGPQPGFASPTGTPAVPPAAPNTSLAGAGNEQPGATGAPVASAIESRDHAVATPTTPTVAASTAAVAAGTSAGTAGTASTAVQSTADAARPKLAATDAAASPAPIASPTPTPTITPDRAAAAQPPAPAPAASTTPSLPAQLARPVFTLAAAGAGEHVMTVHVTPDTLGPVTVRAHVGSEGVRVELFAPTDLGRDALRAILPDLRRDLSGAGLSGTLDLSSQNQPAPQHDAPSDGGRGFAGGQREEARRAGVAQAASTRSTPSAPADGSTHTIDLIV, from the coding sequence GTGAGCCCGGGCGGCGTGACCGCGGCGCCGCCGACGGTGCCCGCGCGTCCGGCTTCCGGCGCATCGGCGAAGGGGTCGGGGGAGGCGTTCGACGCGTTCCTGCAGGGGGCGGTGGATGCGGGGCCCCGTGACGCGCAGGGCGCGCGGCCGGATGCAGCGCGGTCCGAACCGCGACGGGACGAGCACAGTCGGCCCGTCGGGCGCGGGGCGCACCCCGGCAAGGTGTCGGGCGAGCACAGCGGTCACGGGCGTCCGCGCGCGGCGAGCGGGGACAGCGACGTCGGGACTCCGGCCGCGATGGATGCGACGAGTGCGGAGGGGACGACGACGGGTGCTCCTGGCGCCGACCCTGCGGCGGCCGCCGCGGCGATCGTGACGGATGCCGCTCTCCCGGTCACCGTGGATGCGACTGCCGCAGCGGTGTCGGCTTCGGCCTGCGCTGCGTCTGCGGTGGCCGTCGGTGTGGGCGAGGCCGTCACGGCCGTCGCGGATGGCGGCGCCGTTCCGCTCGCTGCGGCGACGGCGGAGATCACGCCGGGTGCGGCCGTCGCCTCGGCGATCGCTGCTCCTGCGGAGGCCGCGGCAGCGTCCGAGACGGCGAACGGCGCGAACATCGCGAAACCGTCCGCGGGAGCGACGGCGGCCGCCCCGACTGCCGCCGCGGGATCTGCCGTGCCCGAGTCGCGCGCCGCCGGCCCTCAGCCGGGGTTCGCATCGCCCACCGGCACGCCTGCCGTGCCCCCGGCCGCGCCCAACACGTCCCTCGCCGGGGCCGGGAACGAGCAGCCTGGTGCAACCGGCGCCCCCGTGGCGTCCGCGATCGAGTCCCGTGACCATGCGGTCGCAACGCCGACCACGCCCACTGTCGCCGCATCCACCGCAGCCGTTGCGGCCGGCACCTCCGCGGGAACCGCCGGCACCGCATCCACTGCTGTGCAGAGCACTGCCGACGCCGCGCGCCCGAAGCTTGCGGCGACCGACGCCGCAGCATCCCCCGCGCCCATCGCGTCGCCTACACCCACGCCCACGATCACGCCGGATCGCGCGGCCGCCGCCCAGCCCCCTGCTCCCGCGCCCGCCGCCTCCACCACCCCCTCGTTGCCCGCGCAGCTGGCGCGCCCGGTCTTCACGCTGGCCGCGGCGGGAGCGGGCGAGCACGTGATGACCGTGCACGTCACGCCCGACACCCTCGGGCCCGTGACCGTTCGCGCGCACGTCGGCAGCGAGGGCGTCCGCGTCGAGCTGTTCGCCCCGACCGACCTCGGACGGGATGCGCTGCGCGCCATCCTCCCCGACCTGCGCCGCGACCTCAGCGGCGCCGGCCTCAGCGGAACGCTCGACCTCTCGTCGCAGAACCAGCCCGCGCCGCAGCATGACGCACCCTCCGACGGCGGACGCGGGTTCGCGGGCGGGCAGCGCGAGGAGGCGCGCCGCGCCGGCGTCGCGCAGGCGGCATCCACACGCTCCACTCCGTCCGCACCCGCGGACGGGTCCACGCACACCATCGACCTGATCGTCTAG
- a CDS encoding C40 family peptidase: MTVTDAIGRIAQIQATLVQLETGTRATSATSASSGSSAATSTSAADFASALSGALGATDGTSTGAVTGSDVVADAKKYLGVPYVFGGTSASGLDCSGLVQRVFKDLGIDVPRLVSGQSTVGTEVPSLAQAQPGDLIVTNGGEHIVIYAGDGKVIHAPSEGRTVSLVDNWMKDSDIVTIRRVVPQAAPAVASPAASAGLGSLASLLSGAGSAGSAGSSAQADMLRSLFASLSQGGSL; the protein is encoded by the coding sequence ATGACCGTGACGGATGCGATCGGCCGGATCGCGCAGATCCAGGCGACGCTGGTGCAGCTGGAGACGGGGACGCGGGCGACGAGCGCGACGTCGGCGTCGTCCGGGAGCTCGGCTGCGACCTCGACCTCGGCGGCGGACTTCGCCTCGGCGCTCTCCGGGGCGCTCGGCGCCACGGACGGCACCTCGACGGGGGCCGTGACCGGGTCGGACGTGGTCGCCGACGCCAAGAAGTACCTCGGCGTTCCCTACGTGTTCGGCGGGACCAGCGCCTCCGGGCTCGACTGCTCGGGTCTGGTGCAGCGGGTGTTCAAAGACCTCGGGATCGACGTGCCGCGCCTGGTCTCGGGCCAGTCGACGGTCGGCACCGAGGTGCCGTCGCTGGCCCAGGCGCAGCCCGGCGACCTCATCGTCACCAACGGCGGCGAGCACATCGTGATCTACGCGGGCGACGGCAAGGTCATCCACGCGCCCAGCGAGGGACGCACCGTGAGCCTGGTGGACAACTGGATGAAGGACTCCGACATCGTGACGATCCGCCGGGTCGTGCCGCAGGCGGCTCCGGCCGTGGCGTCTCCCGCGGCGTCCGCAGGACTCGGGTCGCTGGCGTCGCTGCTGTCCGGGGCCGGCTCCGCCGGGTCGGCGGGCTCGTCGGCGCAGGCGGACATGCTGCGGTCGCTGTTCGCGTCGCTGAGCCAGGGCGGTTCGCTGTGA
- a CDS encoding FliI/YscN family ATPase produces MSAVLERWGTAVAAASVERVGRVTGVVGLGAELEGVPAALGDVVVIGEEPGVHAEVVATTADRVRVMPYGPLTGIAAGAPARAVRAPLLVPTGRGMLGRVVDALGRPVDGLGPIEPDGFVPLGNRAPDAMRRARILQPLGLGVRVLDTMVTAGRGQRLGLFAGSGVGKSSLLSMIARGTDAQVSVIALVGERGREVREFLEDDLGPAGLARSVVVVATSDEPAVMRLRAAFAATRIAEAFRDEGADVVLMMDSLTRVAMAQREIGLSAGEPPATRGYPPSTFSLLAQLLERAGTGETGSITGLYTVLVDGDDHNEPIADAARSILDGHVVLDRKLSVVGHFPSVDVLGSVSRLASRVTTPEQRASAVALRSILAAKVAAQDLLDVGAYKPGTNPKVDAAVAHAGAIDAFLRQGIGEPAAAAESWARLDALVRMLGGV; encoded by the coding sequence ATGAGCGCGGTCCTGGAACGCTGGGGGACGGCCGTCGCCGCTGCTTCCGTCGAACGCGTCGGCCGGGTCACCGGTGTCGTCGGTCTCGGCGCGGAGCTCGAGGGCGTCCCGGCGGCGCTGGGCGACGTCGTGGTCATCGGCGAGGAGCCGGGCGTGCACGCCGAGGTCGTGGCCACGACGGCCGACCGCGTCCGCGTGATGCCGTACGGGCCGCTGACCGGGATCGCCGCGGGAGCGCCGGCGCGGGCCGTTCGCGCACCGCTGCTGGTGCCGACCGGACGCGGGATGCTCGGCCGCGTCGTCGACGCGCTCGGACGACCGGTGGACGGACTCGGACCGATCGAACCGGACGGGTTCGTTCCGCTCGGCAACCGGGCGCCCGATGCGATGCGGCGGGCGCGCATCCTGCAGCCCCTCGGCCTCGGCGTGCGGGTGCTCGACACGATGGTCACCGCCGGCCGGGGCCAGCGCCTCGGGCTCTTCGCCGGATCGGGCGTCGGCAAGTCGTCCCTGCTGTCGATGATCGCGCGCGGGACGGACGCGCAGGTGTCGGTGATCGCGCTGGTGGGGGAGCGCGGCCGCGAGGTCCGCGAGTTCCTCGAGGACGACCTCGGGCCCGCCGGACTGGCCCGCTCGGTCGTCGTGGTCGCGACCTCCGACGAGCCGGCCGTCATGCGGCTTCGCGCCGCCTTCGCGGCGACCCGGATCGCCGAGGCGTTCCGCGACGAGGGCGCCGACGTGGTGCTGATGATGGACTCACTCACCCGCGTCGCCATGGCCCAGCGCGAGATCGGGCTCTCGGCGGGGGAGCCGCCGGCGACCCGGGGCTACCCGCCGTCGACGTTCTCCCTGCTCGCCCAGCTGCTGGAGCGCGCCGGGACGGGCGAGACCGGATCGATCACCGGGCTCTACACCGTGCTCGTCGACGGCGACGACCACAACGAGCCGATCGCGGACGCCGCGCGCTCCATCCTCGACGGGCACGTGGTGCTCGACCGCAAGCTGTCCGTGGTCGGCCACTTCCCGTCGGTGGACGTACTGGGCTCCGTCTCGCGGCTCGCGTCGCGCGTGACCACGCCGGAGCAGCGGGCCTCGGCGGTGGCGCTGCGCAGCATCCTGGCCGCCAAGGTCGCCGCGCAGGACCTGCTCGACGTCGGTGCGTACAAGCCGGGCACCAACCCGAAGGTGGATGCCGCGGTCGCCCACGCCGGCGCGATCGACGCGTTCCTGCGTCAGGGCATCGGCGAACCGGCCGCGGCGGCGGAATCGTGGGCGCGGCTGGACGCGCTCGTCCGAATGCTGGGAGGCGTGTGA
- a CDS encoding FliH/SctL family protein: protein MSSESAVSAVAFEPLAVPVIAETEHERAAMTSARSRGYAAGFADGRRAAAEEQARWLADAEDARAAEAVEAADRVAVLAAALRSAAVELREATVPLLAEAESVLLEAAFELATTVVGVALEDRLAAARAAVERVVAAGRPGAVPVVRMHPDDVAELHRAGIAYEDTQLVADPTLTRGDAIGELPTGWLDGRIHAAMLRAKEALS, encoded by the coding sequence ATGTCGAGTGAGTCCGCCGTCTCCGCGGTCGCGTTCGAGCCGCTCGCCGTCCCGGTGATCGCCGAGACGGAGCACGAGCGCGCCGCGATGACGTCCGCGCGCTCGCGCGGGTACGCGGCGGGGTTCGCCGACGGGCGTCGCGCCGCCGCGGAGGAGCAGGCGCGCTGGCTGGCGGATGCCGAGGACGCGCGTGCGGCGGAGGCCGTCGAGGCGGCGGACCGGGTCGCGGTGCTGGCCGCCGCGCTGCGGAGTGCGGCGGTGGAGTTGCGGGAGGCGACGGTCCCACTGCTCGCGGAGGCCGAGTCCGTGCTGCTGGAGGCGGCGTTCGAGCTCGCGACCACCGTGGTGGGCGTCGCGCTGGAGGACCGGCTCGCGGCAGCGCGCGCGGCGGTGGAGCGCGTGGTCGCCGCGGGCCGCCCGGGGGCCGTGCCGGTGGTGCGCATGCACCCGGACGACGTCGCCGAGCTGCACCGCGCCGGAATCGCGTACGAGGACACGCAGCTCGTCGCGGACCCGACCCTGACGCGCGGCGACGCGATCGGCGAGCTGCCGACGGGCTGGCTCGACGGGCGCATCCACGCCGCCATGCTCCGTGCGAAGGAGGCGCTGTCATGA
- the fliG gene encoding flagellar motor switch protein FliG, translating to MNATLTGAQKVAVVLMNMDQQRAAQVMKQFSDEEADEITAEILRLRRVDPAVAEKALNEFHDLATRGTMTTRGGRDIAVGLLEASFGAERATGVLNRVASNLAGKQFEFLDTVEPAQVQMLLAGELPQTSALVLAHLRADHASRILTGLDERTRTEVAHAIATMGSPSPDAVRVVAETLKQRATAVVGSRASSDAVGGVQPLVDIINRSDAATEKALLEALEQRDPQLAEEVRSRMLTFEDIVRLESRDVQQVLRGVDAAVLAVAMKGAGEAVTEVITSNLSERNREILEDEVRILGPVRVSQVEDARAEIVRAIRDLEATGAITVQRGDEDAYVE from the coding sequence ATGAACGCGACCCTGACCGGCGCCCAGAAGGTCGCCGTGGTGCTGATGAACATGGATCAGCAGCGCGCGGCCCAGGTGATGAAGCAGTTCTCCGACGAGGAGGCCGACGAGATCACCGCCGAGATCCTGCGGCTGCGCCGCGTGGACCCCGCCGTCGCCGAGAAGGCGCTGAACGAGTTCCACGACCTGGCCACCCGCGGCACCATGACGACCCGCGGCGGCCGCGACATCGCGGTGGGGCTGCTGGAGGCGTCCTTCGGCGCCGAGCGCGCGACCGGCGTGCTCAACCGGGTGGCGTCGAACCTCGCGGGCAAGCAGTTCGAGTTCCTCGACACCGTGGAGCCGGCCCAGGTGCAGATGCTGCTCGCGGGGGAGCTGCCGCAGACCAGCGCGCTCGTGCTGGCGCACCTGCGCGCGGATCACGCGTCGCGCATCCTGACCGGGCTGGACGAGCGCACGCGCACGGAGGTCGCCCACGCGATCGCGACCATGGGGTCGCCGAGCCCAGATGCGGTGCGCGTGGTGGCGGAGACGCTGAAGCAGCGCGCGACCGCGGTGGTGGGATCCCGGGCGTCGTCCGACGCCGTCGGGGGAGTGCAGCCGCTCGTCGACATCATCAACCGCTCCGACGCGGCCACCGAGAAGGCGCTGCTCGAGGCTCTGGAGCAGCGCGACCCGCAGCTGGCCGAAGAGGTGCGCTCGCGCATGCTGACCTTCGAGGACATCGTGCGGCTGGAGTCCCGCGACGTGCAGCAGGTGCTGCGCGGGGTGGATGCGGCGGTGCTGGCGGTCGCGATGAAGGGCGCGGGCGAGGCGGTCACCGAGGTCATCACGTCGAACCTGTCCGAGCGCAACCGGGAGATCCTCGAGGACGAGGTCCGCATCCTCGGCCCGGTGCGGGTCTCGCAGGTCGAGGACGCGCGCGCCGAGATCGTGCGCGCCATCCGCGACCTGGAGGCGACGGGTGCGATCACCGTGCAGCGCGGGGACGAGGACGCGTATGTCGAGTGA
- the fliF gene encoding flagellar basal-body MS-ring/collar protein FliF, protein MPQQVTSFFRRIGDSIRGFSLAQRVIAIIGVAVVALGITGIAMWASQPSYTPLFSGVAASDASAIVDQLRTDNVPYQLTDGGSTILVPQEKVYDERLKAASAGLPASNTGGYSLLDKMGVTSSEFQQNVTYKRAMEGELGNTIAAMKGVKTASVRLAIPEETVFAADKKDPTASVFVETLSGVNLSADQVQAIVHLTSAAVPGMKPTDVAVVDADGTVLSTVGGGATGGADKQASDYETRVKAAVQDMLDKVVGAGNATVAVAADVSTESAQRTEESYTAPTDAPSLSETTQKETYTGSGAAGGAGVLGPDNIAVPNGTNGNGSFNSESSTKDNAVDKVTEQRTIPAGAINRQTVSVALNSDAVGGVSANEIRNLVNAAAGIDVKRGDSVSVEMVPFSKAGATEAAKAIKEAKDAAAADQLTSIIRTSLIAGAIVAAAIIAFALFRRGRRRAAENAELALDADSLALDASPFPIALEQAAPTVPMQLDPLPDPTPDPAEVEADRRRAEIEALAERDPHKTAEFLRSLMDDRAGV, encoded by the coding sequence ATGCCCCAGCAGGTGACGAGCTTCTTCCGGCGGATCGGCGACTCCATCCGCGGGTTCTCGCTGGCCCAGCGGGTCATCGCGATCATCGGCGTCGCGGTCGTGGCCCTCGGGATCACCGGGATCGCCATGTGGGCGTCCCAGCCGTCGTACACGCCGCTGTTCTCCGGCGTCGCGGCGTCCGACGCCTCCGCGATCGTCGACCAGCTGCGCACCGACAACGTGCCGTACCAGCTGACCGACGGCGGATCCACCATCCTGGTGCCGCAGGAGAAGGTCTACGACGAGCGGCTGAAGGCGGCGTCCGCCGGGCTCCCAGCCTCCAACACGGGCGGCTACTCGCTGCTCGACAAGATGGGCGTCACGTCGTCCGAGTTCCAGCAGAACGTCACGTACAAGCGGGCGATGGAGGGCGAGCTCGGCAACACGATCGCCGCGATGAAGGGCGTCAAGACCGCGTCCGTGCGGCTGGCGATCCCCGAGGAGACCGTCTTCGCGGCCGACAAGAAGGACCCGACGGCCTCCGTCTTCGTCGAGACGCTGAGCGGCGTGAACCTCAGCGCCGACCAGGTGCAGGCCATCGTGCACCTCACGAGCGCGGCGGTTCCCGGCATGAAGCCGACCGACGTCGCCGTGGTCGACGCCGACGGCACCGTGCTGAGCACGGTCGGCGGCGGCGCGACCGGGGGAGCGGACAAGCAGGCCAGCGACTACGAGACCCGGGTGAAGGCCGCGGTGCAGGACATGCTCGACAAGGTCGTGGGCGCAGGCAACGCGACCGTCGCGGTGGCGGCGGACGTCAGCACCGAGAGCGCGCAGCGCACGGAGGAGTCGTACACCGCGCCGACCGATGCGCCCTCGCTCAGCGAGACCACCCAGAAGGAGACCTACACGGGCTCCGGGGCGGCGGGGGGCGCCGGCGTGCTCGGCCCCGACAACATCGCCGTGCCCAACGGGACCAACGGCAACGGCAGCTTCAACTCCGAGTCGAGCACGAAGGACAACGCGGTCGACAAGGTGACCGAGCAGCGCACCATCCCGGCCGGGGCGATCAACCGCCAGACGGTCTCGGTCGCGCTCAACTCGGACGCGGTCGGCGGCGTCAGCGCCAACGAGATCCGCAACCTGGTCAACGCGGCAGCGGGCATCGACGTCAAGCGCGGCGACTCGGTCAGCGTCGAGATGGTCCCGTTCAGCAAGGCGGGGGCGACCGAGGCGGCCAAGGCGATCAAGGAGGCGAAGGACGCCGCGGCGGCCGACCAGCTGACCAGCATCATCCGCACCTCCCTCATCGCCGGGGCGATCGTCGCGGCCGCGATCATCGCGTTCGCGCTGTTCCGCCGCGGCCGGCGCCGGGCCGCCGAGAACGCCGAGCTCGCGCTGGACGCGGACTCGCTCGCGCTCGACGCCTCCCCGTTCCCGATCGCTCTGGAGCAGGCGGCGCCCACCGTGCCGATGCAGCTGGACCCGCTGCCGGACCCGACCCCGGACCCGGCCGAGGTGGAGGCCGACCGCCGCAGGGCGGAGATCGAGGCGCTCGCCGAGCGCGACCCGCACAAGACGGCCGAGTTCCTCCGCAGCCTCATGGATGACAGGGCCGGCGTATGA
- the fliE gene encoding flagellar hook-basal body complex protein FliE has translation MPIPAIGAISAVTADPGVSATSATSGTGGASFGNALTGAVDDLQQLQGTSDKLAIQAVTGNLDDIHDATIASTRAQVTLELVAGVRNKAVDAFNEIMRMQA, from the coding sequence ATGCCCATCCCCGCCATCGGAGCGATCTCCGCCGTGACCGCCGACCCGGGCGTCTCGGCGACGTCGGCCACGAGCGGCACCGGGGGAGCGTCCTTCGGGAACGCCCTCACCGGAGCCGTCGACGACCTGCAGCAGCTGCAGGGGACCAGCGACAAGCTGGCCATCCAGGCGGTCACCGGCAACCTGGACGACATCCATGACGCGACCATCGCATCCACCCGCGCCCAGGTGACCCTGGAGCTGGTGGCCGGCGTGCGCAACAAGGCCGTGGACGCGTTCAACGAGATCATGCGGATGCAGGCCTGA
- a CDS encoding flagellar basal body rod C-terminal domain-containing protein gives MTFDAIGIAGTGLTLHRKWLDAISDNLANINTAKPTDGAAFQARYIVAQEGEGVSGAYVAGAAYGSAEGRMVYEPDNPVADANGYVRYPDIDLSEQMGSLIMAQRGYQANAAVVDRAKETYQAALQIGRN, from the coding sequence GTGACCTTCGACGCCATCGGGATCGCCGGAACCGGCCTGACCCTGCACCGGAAGTGGCTGGACGCCATCTCGGACAACCTCGCCAACATCAACACGGCGAAGCCCACCGACGGCGCCGCCTTCCAGGCGCGCTACATCGTCGCGCAGGAGGGCGAAGGCGTCTCCGGCGCCTACGTCGCGGGCGCCGCCTACGGCAGCGCCGAGGGCCGCATGGTCTACGAGCCCGACAACCCGGTCGCCGACGCGAACGGATACGTGCGCTACCCGGACATCGACCTGTCGGAGCAGATGGGGTCGCTCATCATGGCGCAGCGCGGCTACCAGGCCAACGCGGCCGTCGTCGACCGGGCCAAGGAGACCTACCAGGCGGCCCTGCAGATCGGGAGGAACTGA
- a CDS encoding flagellar basal body protein codes for MLESVTSAALTSALDGLAARQRAIANNIANVNTPGYTAERVSFEDALAASVADHDGHVSATTARSLEPTRLDGNNVNLDTETLSNVDTVLRFQFASQAAGNQFSAIRAALKTS; via the coding sequence GTGCTCGAATCCGTGACCAGCGCCGCCCTGACGAGCGCCCTCGACGGCCTCGCCGCGCGCCAGCGCGCCATCGCGAACAACATCGCCAACGTCAACACGCCGGGCTACACGGCCGAGCGGGTGTCGTTCGAGGATGCGCTCGCCGCCTCCGTCGCCGACCACGACGGACACGTTTCCGCGACCACCGCGCGCTCGCTCGAGCCGACCCGCCTCGACGGCAACAACGTGAACCTCGACACCGAGACGCTGTCGAACGTCGACACCGTGCTCCGCTTCCAGTTCGCGTCGCAGGCCGCCGGCAACCAGTTCTCCGCCATCCGTGCCGCACTGAAGACCAGCTGA
- a CDS encoding flagellar export chaperone FliS, with protein sequence MNVLTSAAAKLNAYNRDSVLSASPARLLTMLYDRLLLDLTRGEAALQAAQWPTAWENLRHADQIVAELAGTLRVDLWDGADGLLQLYGYLADLIVGGMIERDPAKVREAIELAEPLRQTWHEAARILPAATAAETDRDLGVA encoded by the coding sequence ATGAACGTCCTCACCTCCGCCGCCGCCAAGCTCAACGCGTACAACCGCGACAGCGTGCTCTCCGCCAGCCCGGCGCGGCTGCTCACCATGCTCTACGACCGGCTCCTGCTCGACCTCACCCGTGGCGAGGCGGCGCTCCAGGCGGCGCAGTGGCCGACGGCGTGGGAGAACCTGCGCCACGCCGACCAGATCGTCGCCGAGCTCGCCGGCACGCTGCGCGTCGACCTGTGGGACGGCGCGGACGGCCTGCTCCAGCTCTACGGCTACCTGGCGGACCTCATCGTCGGCGGGATGATCGAGCGCGACCCGGCGAAGGTGCGCGAGGCGATCGAGCTGGCCGAGCCGCTGCGCCAGACCTGGCACGAGGCCGCCCGCATCCTGCCGGCCGCCACCGCCGCGGAGACGGATCGGGACCTCGGTGTCGCCTGA
- the fliD gene encoding flagellar filament capping protein FliD, with amino-acid sequence MGMAVDGLISGLNTTQLIDSLMQAEAIPQTLLKNKVTDSTTYISAMQALNTKVAALADAAAKLAKPAGTDLHTASTTSTSVTATAGTGAVDGTIDFTVDKLAQAQVTVTGPLTQWPDQPPTLTFVAADGTVKQVTAGSSSLADVAAAINQAGVGVSATQVAAGLDPGTGQQLYRLQLSSTKTGSAGAFTAYRGTPADVTAGTATNLLSDPGAAQVRAAQDAQLTLWAGTGAAQTVTSSTNTFTGVLPGVTVSLSSVSSTPVTLTVARDDKGLTAAASSLVSSVNDIFTLIAQKQAVTTSTDSAGGTVVTGGAFTGDSTTRDVNQKLVDAISSPIGGVSPSTYGISIQRDGTVTFDQNVFATAMAADPDAVKSALTTIAQRVADASTAASDTYTGSLSLRIKGEQSTVKDLNDQITDWDTRLSDRRSTLEKTYANLEVQLQQLQSQSSWLTGQLSSLPTASAS; translated from the coding sequence ATGGGCATGGCCGTCGACGGGCTCATCAGCGGTCTGAACACCACGCAGCTGATCGACAGCCTGATGCAGGCGGAGGCGATCCCGCAGACCCTTCTGAAGAACAAGGTCACCGACTCCACCACCTACATCTCTGCGATGCAGGCGCTCAACACGAAGGTCGCGGCCCTCGCGGATGCGGCGGCCAAGCTGGCGAAGCCGGCCGGCACCGACCTGCACACCGCGTCCACCACCTCCACCTCGGTCACGGCCACCGCGGGCACGGGAGCCGTGGACGGCACCATCGACTTCACCGTGGACAAGCTGGCGCAGGCCCAGGTCACGGTGACCGGGCCGCTCACGCAGTGGCCCGACCAGCCCCCGACCCTCACCTTCGTCGCCGCAGACGGAACGGTGAAGCAGGTCACGGCGGGCAGCTCCTCCCTCGCCGACGTGGCGGCCGCGATCAACCAGGCCGGCGTGGGCGTCAGCGCCACCCAGGTCGCCGCAGGACTCGACCCCGGCACCGGCCAGCAGCTCTACCGGCTGCAGCTCAGCTCCACGAAGACCGGCTCGGCGGGCGCCTTCACCGCGTACCGCGGCACGCCGGCCGACGTCACCGCAGGCACCGCGACGAATCTGCTCTCCGACCCGGGCGCGGCCCAAGTGCGGGCGGCCCAGGATGCGCAGCTCACCCTGTGGGCAGGCACCGGCGCCGCGCAGACGGTGACCAGCTCGACCAACACGTTCACGGGCGTTCTGCCCGGCGTGACCGTGTCGCTGAGCTCCGTGTCCAGCACCCCGGTCACGCTCACCGTCGCGCGCGACGACAAGGGACTCACCGCCGCCGCAAGTTCGCTCGTCTCGAGCGTGAACGACATCTTCACCCTGATCGCGCAGAAGCAGGCGGTCACCACGTCGACCGACTCGGCCGGCGGCACCGTGGTCACCGGCGGCGCCTTCACCGGCGACTCGACGACCCGCGACGTCAACCAGAAGCTGGTGGATGCGATCAGCTCCCCCATCGGCGGCGTCTCCCCCTCGACCTACGGCATCAGCATCCAGCGCGACGGCACCGTCACGTTCGACCAGAACGTCTTCGCCACTGCGATGGCGGCGGATCCGGATGCCGTGAAGAGCGCTCTGACGACCATCGCGCAGCGGGTCGCGGACGCCTCGACCGCTGCGAGCGACACGTACACCGGATCGCTGTCGCTGCGCATCAAGGGCGAGCAGTCGACCGTCAAAGACCTCAACGACCAGATCACCGACTGGGACACCCGGCTCTCCGACCGGCGGTCGACGCTCGAGAAGACCTACGCGAACCTCGAGGTGCAGCTGCAGCAGCTGCAGTCCCAATCGTCGTGGCTGACCGGCCAGCTGTCGTCCCTCCCCACTGCGAGCGCATCATGA